A region of Candidatus Defluviilinea gracilis DNA encodes the following proteins:
- a CDS encoding adenosylhomocysteinase, with amino-acid sequence MTGKCEHHFAAMKDGAIVANSGHFNVEINIPALEKMSVGKPNLVRPFVDQYTTKDGRKINILGEGRLINLASAEGHPASVMDMSFANQALSAEFMAKNADTLEKKVYSVPAEIDHEIARLKLEAMGVKIDTLTAEQTHYLNSWEEGT; translated from the coding sequence TCACTTCGCCGCGATGAAAGACGGCGCGATCGTCGCCAATTCAGGTCACTTCAACGTGGAGATCAACATCCCCGCGCTTGAGAAGATGAGCGTTGGCAAACCGAATCTTGTCCGCCCGTTCGTGGATCAATACACGACGAAAGACGGACGTAAGATCAACATCCTCGGCGAAGGACGACTCATCAACCTCGCTTCCGCCGAAGGGCATCCTGCTTCCGTCATGGACATGTCTTTCGCCAACCAGGCTTTGTCCGCCGAATTCATGGCGAAGAACGCGGATACGTTGGAGAAGAAAGTCTATTCCGTCCCTGCTGAGATCGATCACGAGATCGCCCGCCTCAAACTCGAAGCCATGGGCGTGAAGATCGATACGCTCACGGCGGAACAGACTCACTATTTGAATTCGTGGGAAGAGGGAACGTAA
- a CDS encoding transposase encodes MFGFTLSKEGFARQVAILENRLKQLLQRTFRRLGSNLLKRYRKYRDSLFVFLHRSDVPAHNNACERALRPSVFHRKVMGSFRSDWGAQGYAALATVLNTAKRHGESTFQKLVALLGQPVLPFLESTA; translated from the coding sequence ATGTTCGGATTTACTTTGAGTAAGGAAGGATTTGCAAGGCAGGTAGCCATTCTGGAAAATCGCCTGAAACAACTCTTGCAACGAACCTTCCGCCGACTGGGTAGCAATCTGCTCAAACGCTATCGCAAGTATCGAGATTCCTTATTCGTCTTCCTGCACCGCTCCGATGTGCCGGCCCACAACAATGCCTGCGAACGCGCCTTGCGTCCGTCCGTTTTTCATCGCAAAGTCATGGGTAGTTTCCGCTCCGATTGGGGCGCGCAAGGCTATGCGGCTCTGGCAACCGTCTTGAATACTGCCAAACGACATGGCGAAAGCACCTTTCAGAAATTAGTGGCTTTGTTGGGGCAGCCTGTTTTGCCGTTCCTCGAATCTACTGCGTGA
- a CDS encoding YgiT-type zinc finger protein, with protein METKNFWQGETCEYCNGKIVEKRVTLHRKVKGEYVLIENIPAGVCTKCGTRYYAANVLKTIEESVRGRRDIDRKILVPVYEFS; from the coding sequence ATGGAAACAAAAAATTTCTGGCAAGGCGAGACCTGCGAATACTGCAACGGTAAGATCGTCGAGAAGCGCGTGACCCTTCATCGCAAGGTGAAGGGCGAGTATGTTTTGATCGAGAACATCCCCGCCGGTGTGTGCACCAAATGCGGAACTCGTTACTACGCTGCCAACGTGCTAAAAACCATCGAAGAGAGCGTTCGCGGACGGCGCGATATTGACCGCAAGATTCTGGTGCCAGTCTACGAATTTTCGTAA
- the eno gene encoding phosphopyruvate hydratase has product MDTIIESISALEILDSRGNPTVEVEVTLADGSWGRAAVPSGASTGEHEALEMRDGDKKRYGGKGVTKAVANVNGVIADALFGWDASEQKAIDTELLTLDGTANKSKLGANAILGVSLAVAKAAANSYGLPLYRYLGGVYAHILPVPMLNILNGGAHTAWQSTDMQEFMVMPFGAPTFSEGLRWGAEIYHALKAVLKEKGFATLVGDEGGYAPSFKANDDAVEAVLAAIEKAGFKAGRGKDVAIALDPAASELYEEDTKTYNLRKEGKKLTGEEMVEFWAKWVKDYPIVSIEDGLAQDDWDSWKLMVKTMGDKVQIVGDDLLVTNPERVRKAIKENAANALLVKVNQIGSLTETIEAVETCHRAGWRAVTSHRSGETEDTTIADLAVALNTGQIKTGAPARSDRVAKYNQLLRIEAELGDTAKYAGWDALAIR; this is encoded by the coding sequence ATGGACACTATCATCGAAAGCATTTCTGCATTGGAAATTTTGGATTCACGCGGCAATCCGACCGTGGAAGTGGAAGTGACGCTGGCAGACGGTTCGTGGGGACGCGCGGCGGTCCCGTCGGGCGCGTCGACGGGCGAGCATGAGGCGCTGGAGATGCGCGACGGCGACAAGAAACGTTATGGCGGCAAAGGCGTGACGAAAGCCGTGGCAAACGTCAACGGCGTGATCGCGGACGCGTTGTTCGGCTGGGACGCCTCGGAACAAAAAGCGATCGATACAGAGTTGTTGACTCTCGACGGGACTGCGAACAAATCCAAGTTGGGAGCGAACGCCATTTTGGGAGTCAGCCTGGCGGTGGCGAAAGCGGCGGCGAATTCGTACGGTCTGCCGTTGTATCGTTATCTCGGCGGCGTGTACGCGCACATCCTGCCTGTGCCGATGTTGAACATCCTGAACGGCGGCGCGCATACGGCGTGGCAATCCACCGACATGCAGGAGTTCATGGTGATGCCGTTCGGCGCACCGACCTTTTCAGAGGGACTGCGCTGGGGCGCGGAGATTTATCACGCGTTGAAAGCGGTGTTGAAAGAAAAAGGATTTGCGACTCTCGTCGGCGATGAGGGCGGGTACGCGCCATCCTTCAAAGCAAATGATGACGCGGTCGAAGCGGTTCTCGCGGCGATCGAAAAGGCTGGCTTCAAAGCAGGGCGCGGAAAAGATGTTGCCATTGCGTTAGACCCCGCCGCATCGGAACTGTACGAAGAAGATACGAAAACATACAACCTTCGCAAAGAAGGGAAGAAACTCACGGGCGAGGAGATGGTCGAGTTTTGGGCGAAGTGGGTAAAGGACTATCCCATCGTTTCCATCGAAGACGGACTCGCGCAGGACGATTGGGACTCGTGGAAGTTGATGGTGAAGACGATGGGCGATAAAGTTCAGATCGTCGGCGATGACCTGCTGGTGACGAATCCCGAACGTGTGCGCAAAGCCATCAAAGAGAACGCCGCCAACGCGTTGCTCGTGAAAGTGAACCAGATCGGCTCGTTAACTGAAACGATTGAGGCTGTTGAAACCTGTCACCGCGCTGGCTGGCGAGCAGTGACCAGTCACCGCTCGGGTGAGACCGAAGACACGACCATCGCCGATCTCGCGGTGGCGTTGAACACGGGTCAGATCAAAACAGGCGCGCCCGCGCGGTCTGACCGCGTGGCGAAATACAATCAATTGCTCCGAATCGAAGCGGAGTTGGGCGATACGGCGAAGTACGCGGGGTGGGATGCGTTGGCGATCAGATAA